The window gCTCCAGCGTTATCTTATTAGTGTCGTGAGTATTCATTTGTTAATATGGCCTAGTTACTAGTATTACACTTTCTTTCCGTATTTATAGAGTTGGCTTTGGTTTTGTTATGTTGATAATGTTGATAATATTGGTGGAAACTCATTTGTGGTTAGTTGATGAAGATTGTGACTGATTTAGGTGAATATTGATTGGTTGTTATTTATTTATGAGACAAAAAAAATTTTGGATAGTCCAAAAACAGGAGAAACTCTGTTCGTTTGTCTGTAAAATACCGATaaggcttacttgggagcacttgctcctaagcgccagtcacgatcctaaattgggtcgtgacactagtcCACCCTAGACTACAAGCATGAATGTtatacatctcaagcaaacttgTCTTGTTTTATCCTCTAAGTAGTTCTTGTATCTTCTGTCATATGAAAGTATTTCTAATTTTGTATGACCCGCACATCCATTGTAACATCCATATATACTACTACAATCAACGAATTATAAATCATGAATCATTATGCATAAAATAACTGTAAGTTTAAACTCCGCGATCAGAGGGCTTGTCGCTTGGAAGAGAACAAAGGAACTTTAAGTTGATATAAGAAGCTGAATTTTGAGATAGTCATTCACTAAGCTCCCACTGCTCATATAAGCATCCAATCTCAAATTAGATGAGTCCTTAAAGCAAAAGGTAGAATGTTCCCCATCAAATGTGAAGAAATGACGGCAAAGACTAAGCATAAGTAGCTTAAATAACGTGGACATGGCATCATGGCAATGACAAAGCATGTATAGATTATCTATTAGTTGTATCTCAAACAAACATAAAGACCTTAAGCAACATCTAACCATTTCAAGCTTATCAAGGAACTCGGTCTCGTCATCATCCAAGGCTTTAGGTGGTCCTACAAGAACATTAAAGAGATACATTTCCAAGCAATTGTAAATTAATAGCACAAGCACCAAAATGAGTAACCCAcaagaaacaaaaaaggaaaagggtcCTTAATTACTCACGGTGTTTAAATCGCTCATTAAATTCAGCATCTTTCCTGTCCttgttttccttcaaaatctgCGGTTTCAATGAAAAATATAACTCAAGCTGGAGAGTTTGATATTTGAAGAACATATATACCAGAGAGCATAAACATATGGACCACAGCTACCTTAACACAAAAGATTGAAACTGGAAAGGATAATCAATGAAAGGAAAAATAATGTCACTTAGAATAATAGAAGGTActaatttccaaaattattgctTTGACAACACAATTCCAGTAATGTTCTATTGAATTCCCTTGGTCGAAAAATTATATTGTCgtgtaaaatataaaataaaaaagatttgATCTTATATGAACTGTCGGATCCCCTTGACATAAGGGAAATTTTTAGTGTAGTGATAAAGTGGGTTCAAAAAGTTGCTTCAGGTCATAAGTTTGAATTCAAACTATGAGATTCTAATATCTTTTCGAATTCCTTTATAGAAATTACTGGCTGCGCCACTAATTGATACTAGGATATTTGATACAAGTGTTTGTAAGTATCCTGAAGGTACATGCACATTGTTGTCAATCTTTATAGTGTATTTTGAAGAATTTACACAAACCGCCCAGTAACTAGATGGGAAGGAGATAGAGAAACAATAAGTGACAAGCAGAAGGGAGTTTATTGAGTTTTGTCGGGCCTCATAAAGTGGGCGATCTCTCTGAGCAGTTCCGTCCTCGACCCGAGCACCCCGAGTTCTCTTGGCTTCTTCCAACTACGAAAAAACGCACGTTTGAAGGAAACAACTAATGGCGGAAGAAACCCGTGTGAAGAGAGGAAATGGGAGCAAGGGTTTACGGTTTACCTGTTCTTCGGAGACAAAACTCATCAACCTTATAGCAGGTGGTAAATCTTCGTCCGCCATTATCAAGTTCAGTTGTCGCACTACAAAGTTACACCGCCAAGTTGGGTGAAGTATTAGCAATATCTGAGCTGCTTCCCCTTTACAGGTAACTGTGTTTTCCCCCtttcttttccaatttcaatCTCCCAATATTCTCAATCAATCACTAAATTGATACTTGATGTACAAAAGGAATCAATAATTGTGTCATCGAAAAGTTAGTATGTGTTGTATTTGTatctttttatttagtttttaaaaataatttaatttttaatcttCCTATTTTATTCTTAATGAAATTTAAAATCACATAAATTTCTATAAGTTTCCaagtatttctttcttttttaagatTTGTGCCGAGTCAAAGCTTAAGAAATTAAGACGGGGAAGTATATTTTTCATTCCACTTTTTACCATCCAATGTACTTTTATTTAGCTAAAAACAACTAGAACTGTGAAAATATATTTGGATAAATTTTAGAATAAATGTCTTCCATGCTCACTAACAATTTGAACAGAACAACGTACTCTTAAAAAGATCTCATGTCATATTTACTGATATCCggtgatttatttatatttttggtattaattttttaaatacaacaataacaataataacccaTAGGAATCTCACAAGTGGGAGTGTAAACCTTACGTTACTCCGGGGGAGTAGAGGTATTGACCTTTTAACTATgccttttaatatatttaattctCAAGTGTATTTTATCCCGATAGGATCCATGTCTTTTCCAGACTATTACCAAATAAACTATTATTGAAtaccctttcttcttcttccttttgatTTTCTATTAATTCAGATTCACGTCGCATAAGTTCTAACCCTCTCTTTTTTCACTGCCTAAGAGAAAGAACAAACAAAgcaatgaaaatatcaaaaaaagaCCGAAAAGCTCTTGAGCTTTTGGGCGTGTTTTTCttatgtttggttggcttaaatgttgtggaaaatatttttctcatgaactaATTTTCCAAAGCTCTTTTTTAACCTTCCCCATCCTATTTTTCATCTCCATCAACCCACCCCCACCCTCACCCCACCCTACCACCCATCCACCCCACCTTTGCCCAACCCCCACCCTCGCCTCAACCCCcccaccctaaatagaaatattaatattatttaatggtacttttttttcatgttatagatagagtattttttttcatttcgacaaatgaatatttttcttttcatgatataaaaaaagtatttt is drawn from Nicotiana tabacum cultivar K326 chromosome 22, ASM71507v2, whole genome shotgun sequence and contains these coding sequences:
- the LOC107815243 gene encoding uncharacterized protein LOC107815243 isoform X4, whose product is MADEDLPPAIRLMSFVSEEQLEEAKRTRGARVEDGTAQRDRPLYEARQNSINSLLLVTYCFSISFPSSYWAVCILKENKDRKDAEFNERFKHRPPKALDDDETEFLDKLEMSRRDYEKQVADEEAEQLRSFQAAVAAQSTIVQEIKEMPPVPKVQEPTLIRRKSRPPNPLGTIIKVKPQAKKAKMDPETSAGDLALCLNSLT
- the LOC107815243 gene encoding uncharacterized protein LOC107815243 isoform X5, with amino-acid sequence MADEDLPPAIRLMSFVSEEQLEEAKRTRGARVEDGTAQRDRPLYEARQNSINSLLLVTYCFSISFPSSYWAVCILKENKDRKDAEFNERFKHRPPKALDDDETEFLDKLEMSRRDYEKQVADEEAEQLRSFQAAVAAQSTIVQEIKEMPPVPKVQEPTLIRRKSRPPNPLGTIIKVKPQAKKAKMDPETSGQLGIWLSVLIV